In Maridesulfovibrio bastinii DSM 16055, a single genomic region encodes these proteins:
- a CDS encoding ABC transporter permease, whose amino-acid sequence MIRSLPRSKAYCRSFNFFIILYFVFLFAPLVITCILAFNNSDFPYLPWQGFTTDWFVSAGPERIGLFQDSSMMRSILTSFETAACVSILCVVVGTCASFLFEKENFRFKGILYFLMLAPLVIPGVILGISLLFASNTAGTFFEDNLGLDIGLFRPSFWLVVLGQFSFITTFVTLVVSARLRKFDHSYEEAALNLGATEFQVIRYVTLRFLRPAITGAGAVAFLMSFENFNTTLFLVGSEPTLPINLYLQVRDGSTPVINAVSLMLILGTSIVALANLYLCRKTD is encoded by the coding sequence ATGATTCGTTCTTTACCCCGGAGTAAAGCCTATTGCCGCTCTTTTAATTTTTTCATAATTCTTTATTTTGTTTTCCTTTTTGCCCCGCTGGTAATTACCTGTATACTTGCTTTTAATAATTCTGATTTTCCCTATCTTCCGTGGCAGGGATTCACCACAGACTGGTTTGTTTCAGCTGGTCCTGAAAGGATAGGGTTGTTTCAGGATTCGAGTATGATGAGGTCCATCCTGACGAGTTTTGAAACCGCGGCATGTGTTTCAATTCTCTGTGTGGTTGTAGGTACCTGCGCCAGCTTTTTATTTGAAAAAGAAAATTTCAGATTCAAAGGGATTCTTTATTTTCTGATGCTGGCGCCATTGGTTATTCCGGGAGTCATTCTTGGTATTTCACTTTTATTTGCTTCAAATACTGCCGGAACATTTTTTGAGGATAATCTTGGTCTTGATATAGGACTTTTTCGTCCCAGCTTCTGGCTCGTTGTCTTGGGGCAGTTTTCATTTATTACAACATTTGTAACGCTTGTAGTCTCTGCAAGACTGCGTAAATTTGACCATTCTTATGAAGAAGCAGCTCTTAATCTTGGGGCCACTGAATTTCAGGTGATACGTTATGTAACTTTACGTTTTTTAAGACCGGCTATTACAGGAGCAGGTGCTGTTGCATTTCTGATGAGTTTTGAAAATTTTAATACAACTTTATTTCTTGTCGGTTCTGAACCTACTCTTCCAATAAATCTGTATCTACAGGTTAGAGATGGTAGTACTCCTGTTATAAATGCAGTTTCACTGATGTTGATTTTAGGTACTTCTATTGTTGCTCTTGCCAATTTATATCTTTGTAGAAAGACTGACTGA